In Prunus dulcis chromosome 1, ALMONDv2, whole genome shotgun sequence, the following are encoded in one genomic region:
- the LOC117614707 gene encoding MACPF domain-containing protein At4g24290 isoform X2: protein MALKVPAPKAAEIAIASIGHGYDISIDLRLKYCKGESYTSRLIEIDDDGGREIVLPGGITIPNVPKSIKCDKGERTRFRSDVLSFQQMSEQFNQEISLTGKIPSGLFNSMFEFSGCWQKDAANTKTLAFDGVFITLYTVALEKSQMVLLDNVKKAVPSSWEPAALARFIETFGTHIVVGVKMGGKDVIYMKQQHSSTLQPADIQKKLKDMADKRFLDANGQYGMPSEQVYKNDRFEIREQRLRFADTSPSSSYSRKEDIVSICKRRGGSDTRNLSHNEWLQTVQFEPDVIAMSFIPITSLLNGVPGSGFLSHAINLYLRYKPPIEELHQFLEFQLPRQWAPVFSELPLGPQRKQQSNASLQFSLMGPKLYVNTSLVDVGKRPVTGLRLYLEGKRSNRLAIHLQHLSSLPKIFQLEDDPNGNFRRDSYDRKYYEKVQWKNFSHVCTAPVESDEDLSIVTGAQLQVENYGIKNILFLRLRFSTVFGATVVKHPEWDGSPGLAHKSGLISTLISHHFTTVQKPPPRPADVNINSAVYPGGPPVPIQAPKLRKFVDTTEMTRGPQETPGYWVVSGARLVVEKGRISLRVKYSLLTVILPDEELEGH, encoded by the exons ATGGCGCTTAAGGTTCCAGCTCCAAAAGCTGCTGAGATTGCGATTGCATCAATTGGGCATGGATATGATATATCCATCGATTTAAGGCTCAAGTACTGCAAAGGAGAGTCGTACACTTCTCGATTGATTGAAATCGATGACGATGGGGGTCGTGAGATTGTTCTTCCAGGTGGGATTACAATCCCCAATGTTCCCAAATCAATAAAATGCGATAAAGGAGAGCGCACACGCTTCAGGTCCGATGTTCTCTCTTTCCAACAG ATGTCAGAGCAGTTCAACCAGGAAATTTCATTGACTGGAAAAATACCCTCAGGTCTTTTCAATTCTATGTTTGAATTCTCAGGCTGTTGGCAGAAAGATGCAGCTAACACTAAGACCCTTGCTTTCGATGGGGTGTTCATCACTCTCTATACTGTTGCACTGGAAAAATCTCAGATGGTACTACTTGATAACGTTAAAAAGGCAGTCCCATCATCATGGGAACCTGCTGCATTAGCAAG GTTTATAGAGACATTTGGAACCCATATTGTTGTTGGTGTGAAGATGGGAGGGAAGGatgttatatatatgaagcagCAGCATTCTTCAACTCTTCAACCAGCTGATATacagaaaaaattaaaggatatGGCAGATAAAAGGTTTTTAGATGCAAATGGTCAGTATGGTATGCCTTCGGAACAAGTTTACAAGAATGACAGG tTTGAAATCAGGGAGCAGAGGTTGCGCTTTGCAGATACTAGTCCATCAAGTTCTTATTCACGCAAGGAA GATATTGTAAGCATTTGCAAGAGGAGAGGTGGAAGTGATACGAGAAATCTATCCCATAATGAATGGTTACAAACTGTTCAGTTTGAACCTGATGTAATTGCGATGTCATTTATACCAATTACTTCTCTGCTGAATGGAGTTCCAGGGAGTGGATTCTTGAGCCATGCCATAAATCTTTATTTACGAT ATAAACCACCAATTGAAGAGCTCCATCAGTTTTTGGAATTCCAGCTGCCAAGGCAATGGGCACCAGTTTTTAGTGAACTTCCTCTTGGTCCACAGCGGAAACAACAAAGCAATGCATCTCTACAGTTTAGCTTAATGGGGCCTAAACTTTACGTTAACACCAGTCTG GTTGACGTAGGAAAGAGGCCAGTGACTGGTCTGCGGCTGTACCTAGAAGGCAAAAGAAGCAACCGTTTGGCCATCCACTTACAACACCTGTCCTCTCTTCCAAAAATCTTCCAACTCGAAGATGATCCAAATGGAAACTTCCGTCGTGATTCCTATGATCGTAAATACTACGAGAAAGTCCAATGGAAGAACTTCTCTCATGTCTGCACTGCGCCTGTGGAGTCTGATGAGGATCTTTCAATAGTAACCGGAGCCCAGTTACAGGTTGAGAATTATGGAATAAAGAATATCCTCTTCTTGAGACTCCGGTTTTCTACTGTTTTTGGGGCTACAGTTGTAAAGCATCCTGAATGGGATGGATCACCAGGTTTGGCACATAAATCTGGACTCATATCAACACTAATCAGCCATCATTTTACAACAGTTCAGAAGCCGCCTCCGCGGCCAGCAGATGTGAACATAAATTCTGCTGTTTACCCTGGGGGTCCTCCGGTCCCTATCCAAGCTCCAAAGCTTCGGAAATTTGTTGATACAACAGAGATGACAAGAGGGCCACAAGAGACTCCAGGTTATTGGGTTGTCTCTGGGGCAAGGCTAGTGGTTGAGAAGGGCAGGATTTCACTCCGTGTGAAGTATTCTTTATTGACTGTGATATTACCTGATGAAGAGTTGGAGGGACATTAG
- the LOC117614332 gene encoding uncharacterized protein LOC117614332 produces MNEIGSARAKPWNIYTSSDSSPSQAGIDRQVQWKSSGTSMNAISFGFVATAILISMFLIMAIFEHLFKPSPSFSTPESATHGSLESGTFKKHGIPQTVSTSYAPDFSVLMPGQQYPTYLAQPAPLPSCSREGICWPSHEHKLVLP; encoded by the exons ATGAACGAGATTGGTTCTGCAAGAGCAAAACCATGGAACATATATACAAGTTCAGACTCAAGCCCATCTCAAGCGGGAATTGATCGGCAAGTGCAATGGAAAAGCTCTGGGACATCCATGAATGCCATTTCTTTTGGATTTGTTGCCACAGCTATCTTGATATCTATGTTTCTTATCATGGCCATCTTTGAACATTTGTTCAAGCCAAGTCCTTCCTTTTCCACACCTGAAAGCGCAACTCATGGTTCTCTAGAGTCTGGCACTTTTAAGAAGCATGGAATTCCACAAACT GTTTCGACATCTTATGCGCCTGATTTCTCAGTGTTGATGCCAGGACAGCAGTATCCTACCTACCTTGCCCAGCCTGCTCCTCTCCCCTCCTGCTCTAGGGAAGGGATTTGTTGGCCTTCCCATGAACATAAATTGGTACTTCCTTAG
- the LOC117614645 gene encoding uncharacterized protein LOC117614645, translated as MDKYSKINIMRHSQNSRSIDFSDLVSFSPTQKSNTTTNPTKKTKENNLQIKKNSTTQDQKGDEDDEQQGNSVGESFGSVVALKRNNSISSSSSSAASGFQSAFKGAFSMRRSSSVSERYCRIHDQSTTTLTSSPIDDDEDQAAAWGTTRSMKKKHKGGKILKACKRFFGL; from the coding sequence ATGGATAAATATTCCAAGATCAACATCATGAGGCACTCCCAAAACTCAAGATCCATAGACTTTTCAGATCTTGTATCATTTTCCCCAACTCAAAAATCCAACACCACCACAAACCCCACCaagaaaaccaaagaaaacaatCTCCAGATCAAGAAAAACAGCACAACCCAAGATCAGAAaggagatgaagatgatgaacaaCAAGGCAATAGTGTTGGAGAGAGCTTTGGTAGTGTGGTGGCATTGAAAAGGAACAACTCcatctcctcttcttcttcttcagctgcTTCTGGATTTCAGTCTGCATTCAAAGGAGCATTCTCAATGAGAAGATCTTCTTCAGTGTCAGAGAGGTATTGCAGGATCCATGACCAATCTACAACAACATTAACATCATCACccattgatgatgatgaagatcaAGCTGCTGCTTGGGGGACAACAAGATCTATGAAGAAAAAGCACAAAGGAGGCAAGATCCTTAAAGCCTGTAAGCGCTTTTTTGGACTGTAG
- the LOC117614707 gene encoding MACPF domain-containing protein At4g24290 isoform X1: MALKVPAPKAAEIAIASIGHGYDISIDLRLKYCKGESYTSRLIEIDDDGGREIVLPGGITIPNVPKSIKCDKGERTRFRSDVLSFQQMSEQFNQEISLTGKIPSGLFNSMFEFSGCWQKDAANTKTLAFDGVFITLYTVALEKSQMVLLDNVKKAVPSSWEPAALARFIETFGTHIVVGVKMGGKDVIYMKQQHSSTLQPADIQKKLKDMADKRFLDANGQYGMPSEQVYKNDRVRNASMFEIREQRLRFADTSPSSSYSRKEDIVSICKRRGGSDTRNLSHNEWLQTVQFEPDVIAMSFIPITSLLNGVPGSGFLSHAINLYLRYKPPIEELHQFLEFQLPRQWAPVFSELPLGPQRKQQSNASLQFSLMGPKLYVNTSLVDVGKRPVTGLRLYLEGKRSNRLAIHLQHLSSLPKIFQLEDDPNGNFRRDSYDRKYYEKVQWKNFSHVCTAPVESDEDLSIVTGAQLQVENYGIKNILFLRLRFSTVFGATVVKHPEWDGSPGLAHKSGLISTLISHHFTTVQKPPPRPADVNINSAVYPGGPPVPIQAPKLRKFVDTTEMTRGPQETPGYWVVSGARLVVEKGRISLRVKYSLLTVILPDEELEGH, encoded by the exons ATGGCGCTTAAGGTTCCAGCTCCAAAAGCTGCTGAGATTGCGATTGCATCAATTGGGCATGGATATGATATATCCATCGATTTAAGGCTCAAGTACTGCAAAGGAGAGTCGTACACTTCTCGATTGATTGAAATCGATGACGATGGGGGTCGTGAGATTGTTCTTCCAGGTGGGATTACAATCCCCAATGTTCCCAAATCAATAAAATGCGATAAAGGAGAGCGCACACGCTTCAGGTCCGATGTTCTCTCTTTCCAACAG ATGTCAGAGCAGTTCAACCAGGAAATTTCATTGACTGGAAAAATACCCTCAGGTCTTTTCAATTCTATGTTTGAATTCTCAGGCTGTTGGCAGAAAGATGCAGCTAACACTAAGACCCTTGCTTTCGATGGGGTGTTCATCACTCTCTATACTGTTGCACTGGAAAAATCTCAGATGGTACTACTTGATAACGTTAAAAAGGCAGTCCCATCATCATGGGAACCTGCTGCATTAGCAAG GTTTATAGAGACATTTGGAACCCATATTGTTGTTGGTGTGAAGATGGGAGGGAAGGatgttatatatatgaagcagCAGCATTCTTCAACTCTTCAACCAGCTGATATacagaaaaaattaaaggatatGGCAGATAAAAGGTTTTTAGATGCAAATGGTCAGTATGGTATGCCTTCGGAACAAGTTTACAAGAATGACAGGGTTCGTAACGCATCTATG tTTGAAATCAGGGAGCAGAGGTTGCGCTTTGCAGATACTAGTCCATCAAGTTCTTATTCACGCAAGGAA GATATTGTAAGCATTTGCAAGAGGAGAGGTGGAAGTGATACGAGAAATCTATCCCATAATGAATGGTTACAAACTGTTCAGTTTGAACCTGATGTAATTGCGATGTCATTTATACCAATTACTTCTCTGCTGAATGGAGTTCCAGGGAGTGGATTCTTGAGCCATGCCATAAATCTTTATTTACGAT ATAAACCACCAATTGAAGAGCTCCATCAGTTTTTGGAATTCCAGCTGCCAAGGCAATGGGCACCAGTTTTTAGTGAACTTCCTCTTGGTCCACAGCGGAAACAACAAAGCAATGCATCTCTACAGTTTAGCTTAATGGGGCCTAAACTTTACGTTAACACCAGTCTG GTTGACGTAGGAAAGAGGCCAGTGACTGGTCTGCGGCTGTACCTAGAAGGCAAAAGAAGCAACCGTTTGGCCATCCACTTACAACACCTGTCCTCTCTTCCAAAAATCTTCCAACTCGAAGATGATCCAAATGGAAACTTCCGTCGTGATTCCTATGATCGTAAATACTACGAGAAAGTCCAATGGAAGAACTTCTCTCATGTCTGCACTGCGCCTGTGGAGTCTGATGAGGATCTTTCAATAGTAACCGGAGCCCAGTTACAGGTTGAGAATTATGGAATAAAGAATATCCTCTTCTTGAGACTCCGGTTTTCTACTGTTTTTGGGGCTACAGTTGTAAAGCATCCTGAATGGGATGGATCACCAGGTTTGGCACATAAATCTGGACTCATATCAACACTAATCAGCCATCATTTTACAACAGTTCAGAAGCCGCCTCCGCGGCCAGCAGATGTGAACATAAATTCTGCTGTTTACCCTGGGGGTCCTCCGGTCCCTATCCAAGCTCCAAAGCTTCGGAAATTTGTTGATACAACAGAGATGACAAGAGGGCCACAAGAGACTCCAGGTTATTGGGTTGTCTCTGGGGCAAGGCTAGTGGTTGAGAAGGGCAGGATTTCACTCCGTGTGAAGTATTCTTTATTGACTGTGATATTACCTGATGAAGAGTTGGAGGGACATTAG